TTACGTTAGCGATGCAATTGAGGCTCATCCGGAAACGTCGCAAGCATCGGCATCGCCGGTTCCAGCCGCTGTCGAAACACCGCCGCTGGCTGTCGATTCGCTCAATCCGGAATTGATTCAAACATTCCTTGAAGAAACGCATGAGCTGATTCCTCAAATCGGCGGCAAGCTGCGCGCTTGGCGCATGTTACCGCAAGACGAGGATATCCACCGGGCCATGCTGCGATTGTTGCATACCCTGAAAGGCAGCGCCCGCATGGCTGGCGCTCTGCATCTTGGTGAATTGCTCCACGCCATGGAAAGCCATGTCGAATCGGCTTTCCGCGAACGCGATATTGCGGATGCCGCGTTAGATCAGTTAGAAAACGAATTTGACGCGATCTGCGATCTGATCGAACAACTCCAGAGCCGCGGCACGAATGCCATGACCGCCGCTCAGCAACCGGCGCCGGTAGTGATTTCCGGACCCGTGCAACCGCCTGCCGGGAAAACCGAGGCGTTGCATGCCAAAACCATCGTGCGCATCAATTCCGGACTCATTGACCGGCTGGTTAATGACTCCGGCGAAGCCAGCATTTTGCGCTCAAAAATCGAAGCGCAATTGAACAACTTCAAACAATCACTGCAAGATCTGGCTGAGAGCACCCACCGGTTGCACGATCAATTGCGCGAAGTCGAGATTCAGGCGGAAACACAGATGCAAACGCATCTTGCGCAACAGCAGGACAGCGAACCATCTTCGTTTGATCCGCTCGAATTCGATCGTTTCACCCGTTTCCAGGAATTGACGCGAATGATGGCTGAAAGCGTCGACGACATTATTACCGCGCAAAAAAGCTTGCGGACCAACCATACCATCGCCGAAGAAGCGGTCGCGCAACAAGCGGCGGTCAATCGTCAGTTACAGCAATCGCTGTTGCAGATCCGCACGATCCCGTTCAGTAATTACGCCGAACGGTACTATCGGATCGCCCGGCAAGTCGCGGACGACATGGATAAGAAAGCGCAATTGGATATCCAAGGCCTGGATGTGGAGATTGACCGCAATATCCTGGAGAAAATCAACCCGCCGCTGGAACACATGCTGCGCAACGCCATCGCGCACGGTATCGAAGCGCCGGCGGAGCGGATACAAGCCGGAAAACCGGAAGCCGGACAGGTGTCGATTCAACTGCATCAGGAAAGCAACGAAGTCGTCATCACCGTCAGCGACGATGGCCGCGGCCTTGATTTACCGCGTATCCGCGCCGAAGCGCAACGGCTTGGGTTAATTCAACCCGATGAAGCCCTCGATGAAGACAAAATCATCTCGCTGATTTTTAAACAGGGACTTTCAACCACCGATACGATCAGCGATATTGCCGGCCGCGGCATCGGTCTGGACGTTGTCAAAAATGAGATTTCGCTGCTCGGCGGACGGATCAGCGTCAATTCCTCTCCCGGTCAAGGCACAACTTTCACCATCCACTTACCGCTGTCGTTGTCAGTCACGCAAACCTTTATGGTCAGAAGCGGTAAACAAAACTATGCCATTCCGGCCTTCATCGTCGAGCATTATCGCGAATTCGATCCGGAAACTTTGAACAGACTCTATCAGAGTCATTCGATCGAATTCAATGGCAAGAAATACCAGTTCGCGCACCTGGCGCATCTGCTGGGCGAACCCAGCGCCAGTCCTGCCGTCAGTCAATCCGGCCCGGTATTGTTTCTGCATAGCGGCACGCAACACCTGGCGATCCAAGTCGATGAACTGGCCGGCGATTGCGAAATTGTCGCCAAGAGCATCGGCGATCAGCTTGCGCAAGCGCCCGGCGTCGAAGGCGCCACCATTACCGCGGACGGTGAAGTCATTCTGGTGCTGAACCCGGTGAAGCTGATGCAACGAAACGATGTGCAGCAAGTTTTCAGCACGCCGATTCCGGAATTCTCAGCCGTTGCGCATAAGAATCCGGTCAAAACACCCACGGTGCTGGTTGTAGACGACTCCCTGACAGTCCGGAAAGTAACCTGCCGTTTGCTGGAACGCGAAGGCTGCGATGTCTTGATCGCCAAGAATGGCACGGAAGCTGTCAGCATCCTGAAAGAAAGCATCCCGGATGTCATGCTGATCGATCTGGAAATGCCTAAAATGAACGGCTTTGAACTCATCAAGAATACCCGGAATAATCCTCGAACAGCCGCCATTCCGGTCATCATCATTTCGTCGCGCACTGCGGAAAAGCATCAAAAAATCGCTAAAGACTTAGGAGTTAACGTCTTCCTCGGCAAGCCTTACAAGGAAGAGGAATTGCTCGGCCACTTAGCGGACTTTGTCTCACGATGATCTTAAGGACATCTCTAAAATTCAGAGCTGCAAACAAAACAAGGCGATCACAAAAAATATTGACGCAGCATATGATTGATAGGGCGTTCTATGCTGCATCCACCGGAAAAATTAACTCACACCGGTTTCTCAAGAACCTTTAAAATCTCCTGTCAAAATCCCAGCCATCAAAGCAACCGGAGTTTGCATGATGGTTCATAAACCGATTCATATCAACGCAAGGAATTTATTTTATGAAAAAACATTTTTTATCAATCGCATTAGCCGCGTCGTTAGGTCTATCAGGCGCGCAAACACTACTGGCAGAATCGGTTGCTGTCGATGGCAATAGCATTTTTATCATCGATAACAGCGTCGATGGTTCTCAAATAGTCGTCAGGAATCTCAACAATGGCCAGCTAAACGCCTGTTTAGCCAATGCCGGCCAAAATCTGCTCGAATTGGGCATCAATACCATCGCAACCGATATCCTGATCAAAAACGGTACTGCGGTTGTGACGACTTATAATGATGCCAGCTTGGTAACCGATGTTAAATTGGTCGATGTCACGAGCTGCCCGATCGTCAGCACCGTTGATCTCAGCGCATGCTACGCCACGGTTGAAGATGACCGGTTACTGATCCCTTGTCTCCAATACGGCGCTAATCTGATTTCCGTTATCCTGAAGCAACGCGGCAGTTCGATGAATTTCGAATTTGATTCTTATAAGCCCGGCAAAGGCCGCAGACACGACGATTAATTGTCTTAAATGCCGGCACAAACTTAACCGGCATTTTTCGTCAAACAGCAGTCTCAATGGCAGCTCGAAGCTGCCATTCCTTGACTGCCTCCTTGCCCGGCATCGCTCCACCGCAATCCGCTTGCGCCGCATCATCACTCCTGGCAGTTCCAAGAAATTCCGCTTGACAAATAAAATAATCCACAATGTCAGAGCATGATAAATGTCCTTTTTGAGCTCTCAAGCAAAAACTGGAAATATTTCTTAAGAAACTGATATTTAGCACATAATTATGATGTTAAATAATTAATCAACCTAAGAAAAACCCTTACAATTTCGCTGAGTTATCGATCAAATAAAAAGCTTATTCACAATGTTATCCACAGATTTTGTGGATAATGAAAAAAATCTTATGTGAAATAATGTGATAACTGAGTTATCACATTTTCTTGCTGACCACGAATTTATGCGTGTTCTGTTTTTGCATTTCTAGCTTATGAACGGAAATGTACCTCATACCTAGAAATCAATAAAAGAACTCGCTCTATCCAAACACGGCTGCATTAAAGATGCCTTATCTTCAATCAATGTTTGATGTTTTTCCGGTAGAAATCCACTTGTTACAGGATTTTATTAATTGAAAATTCAGAAAATATAGGAAAAACACGACTATAGAACAGGAAGATTCTTATAGACGGTGGGTTACTTTACCTATATTTAGTATGTATCCTGTTAATCTGTATGAACTGCAAGACTAATCAGTTTAATAATTCCTCAAACAAATCGAAGCAGCCGCACAAACTGAATCCTTATCATGGGAGAAAAGAATGAATCAAAATTCTTCAAAATTTAAACAATATCTCACTGGTTTTACTTTAGTAACAACGATTCTGATATCAGCAAATGCAAGTGCTGAATGGTCAATACATGGACTAGGGACTTTGGGAGGAGGAACCAGTTATCCTGAAGATATCAACAATTCTGGACAAGTAGTCGGTTATTCTTTTTTTTCTGGTGGCACCTATGGCGAAAGACAGGCTTTCATTACCGGCCCCAATGGGATTGGAATGACTGCGCTTGGAACGTTGGGCGGCCAGTATAGTGTTGCCACTGGCATTAATGATTCGGGCCAAGTTACAGGGTATTCAAACCTTAACAATTTCCTGACACACTCATTCATTACGGGTCCCAATGGCGTTGGAATGACTGATTTAGGTGCATTAAAAGGTTTTATTCATAGTTATGCTGATGTGTATGTGGAAATGAATATGGCAGCTGATATTAATGAATCGGGACAAATAATTGGATACGATGGTGAAGGGACCTATGCAGCACATAATGCAGAGATTTTTATAACAGGACCTAACGGATCTGGAATGGTTAAATTGGATGTCCCAAGACATCTCGGCACAATGGCAATCAATGATAGTGGTCAAGTAATAGGCTCTGTATATGATGTTGATATTTTTACAAATGATGAATACAGTTTCATCACTGGTCCAAACGGAGTTGGAATTAACATTATTGAAGATTTAGGTGGAGTCGGCTCCCTTGTTGAAGGAATCAACAATTCCGGCCAGGTAGTGGGCAGTTCTTACCTACCCGGCAATACTGAATATCATGCCTTCGTTACCGGCCCTAACGGGGTTGGCATTACTGATTTAGGAACTTTAGGTGGTACTTGGTCAAGAGCATCCGACATCAACGAATCCGGCCAAATCATCGGAACTTCAACCATCGCCGATGGCAGCTATCACGCTTTCTTATACAGTGATGGTGAAATGCTTGATTTGTCGCTGCTTCCGGCTGTCCTTAACGCAGGATGGACTAATTTAAGAGTGACTGCCATCAATGACCACGGCCAAATCGTTGGAACTGGAAAGCTAGATGGCAACTTTCAAGTCTTTTTACTTTCACCGTTTCCCGTTCCAGAACCTCAAACCTACGCCATGCTGCTGGCCGGTTTAGGTTTGCTGGGTTTTATGGCTCAGCGACGCAAGAAACGCAACCTGATTTGAATCTGAATTCTGAAAAACCCGCCTTGGTGCGGGTTTTTGTTTGTTCCCATTTTTTCATCTCTTTTCGTCCGGTAACCGTTTCGATTTTTCCTTGACTTTTTGAATCATCCACAATTCAAGAAAATGACACATGTCCCTTTCAAAATATATAACCGGATCGAAATAAAATAAATAACTATTTGACTATTAACACATAATTTATATGTTAAATATTTAATCAATCTAGGAAAAACCCTTACAATTTAGGCAGGTTATCGATTAAAAAAACAGTTTATTCACAAAGTTATCCACAGTTTTTGTGGATAATGAAGAAAATCTTATGTGAAATAATGCGATAACTGAGTTCATAAAGGGAACTTTTGCCGGCATGCGATTTTTATCCGGAATCGTTAGCGGCATCGTCAAGCAAGACAAATTTCCAGTCACTAGCCGTGCCCGGTTCACTCATTATATTTGTGCGGTGTGTAAGAACTACTACTGAATATTTCTGAAACTGCTGTTGGTGCCGAGAGGGGGAATCGAACCCCCATGATGTCACCATCGCGGGATTTTGAGTCCCGTGCGTCTACCAATTCCGCCATCTCGGCCTGCGGTTGAACTGTCTGATTGAATCAACAGAAGGCGCAATTATCACTGAAATCCCGAACTACAGCAAGCCGCACCGGTGGAAAACCCGGCGCAGCCGGTATAATAGGCAGTATGAAAACTGAGGATTTCGATTTTTACCTGCCTGCGGAGTTGATCGCACAATTCCCCGCCGGACAGCGTAACAGCAGCCGGTTGCTGTATCTGGATAGCCGCCAGCATTGCTGGCAAGATACTTTATTTTCGAGCTTATCCAATTACTTGCGTGCTGGTGATGTGATGGTATTTAACGATACCAAAGTCATTAAAGCACGCCTGTTTGGAAAAAAAGAAAGCGGCGGAAAAGTGGAAGTGCTGGTGGAGCGGATTTTGGATGATCGTCATGTGCTGGCAGTAATTCGCGCCAGTCATGCTCCCAAGCCGGATTCCCGGTTGTGGCTAGCGGACGCGATTCCGGTCACCGTGATTGCGCGCGAGGAGGAATTCTATACTTTGCGGTTTGAACATGCGCTGCCGGTGGCGGAATTACTGCAATGCTACGGCCAGTTACCGCTGCCTCCGTATATCAACCGGCCCGCAACCGATTCCGATGAGGCACGCTACCAAACCGTTTACGCCCGGAACGCCGGAGCTGTCGCGGCACCGACTGCCGGGTTACACTTTGATCAAAACATGATGGATCATTTGCGGTCGCTGGGCGTCACGATTGCTTATGTGACTTTGCATGTCGGCGCGGGCACGTTTCAGCCGGTGCGGGTCGCGCACATCGCCGATCACAGCATGCACAGCGAGTCTTATCATATTCCGCAAGCCACGGTGGATGCGATTCAAAAAGCTCAGTTTGCCGGCGGCCGGGTTCTGGCGGTCGGCACCACGTCGCTGCGCGCGCTCGAAGCTTGCGCATCGGCGCATCAGGGGCATTTGGCCGCTGGGCACGGTGAAACACGGATTTTTATTACGCCGGGTTATCGCTTTCAAGTCGTGGAACGGTTGCTCACCAATTTTCACTTGCCGCGCTCTACGTTGTTGATGCTGGTATCCGCTTTTGCCGGTATCGACAATATTCGAGATGCTTATCAACACGCAATAAAAGAACAGTATCGGTTTTTCAGTTATGGAGACGCGATGCTCATCGAGAGAGAACTATGATTTTCCAATTGCACACCACCGATCATGGCGCGCGCCGCGGTACGCTGACACTCGCCCACGGCACTGTGGAAACACCGGTTTTCATGCCGGTTGGCACCTATGGCGCAGTTAAAGGCATGTCGCCAGCCGCGCTGCAAACCATCCACGCGCAGATCATTCTGGGCAACACGTTTCATTTGTGGCTGCGCCCGGGACTTGAAGTTATCGAAGCGCATCAAGGCTTGCACGGTTTCATGGGATGGCAGGGACCGATTCTGACCGATTCCGGCGGCTTTCAGGTATTCAGCCTGGGCGATCTGCGCAAAATCACCGAGCAAGGCGTGCATTTTCAATCACCGGTGAATGGCGATCGTTGCTTTTTGTCCCCGGAGGAATCCATGCGGATTCAGCGCACGCTCAATTCCGACATTGTGATGATCTTCGATGAATGCACGCCTTACCCGGCAGATGAGACAACCACGCGCTTATCCATGGAACTCAGTCTGCGCTGGGCTGAGCGTTCGAAGCAAGCGCACAGCGGTAATTCCAACGCGCTATTCGGTATTGTGCAAGGCGGCATGCACGAACAGCTTCGCGATCGCTCGCTCGCCGGTTTGGTGGATATCGGATTTGACGGCTATGCCATCGGCGGATTATCGGTCGGAGAACCCAAGACCGATATGCAGCGCATCCTGAAGCATACTGCGCCGCTGCTGCCTGTCGAAAAGCCACGGTATTTAATGGGCGTTGGCACACCGCAAGATATCGTGCATGCGGTGGCGCAAGGAATTGATATGTTCGATTGCGTGTTGCCGACGCGAAATGCCCGCAATGGCTGGCTCTACACGCGCCAAGGCATTCTCAAATTACGCAATAGCCAATACCGGTTGGATACATCACCACCCGATGACCAATGCGGTTGTTATACCTGCCGGCATTTCAGCCGGTCTTATTTGCATCATTTGCAGCGCATTAACGAAATGCTCGGCGCGCACTTAAATACCATTCACAATTTATTCTATTATCAGCAGTTGATGGCGGAGATACGAGCGGCAATCGAAAACAAACAATTTGAAGAATATGCACAAGAATTCCTGGCATAAGCGGTCATCATGCTAAAATGTGGGCTTTTGGTATAAGGAGATTATGATGCTGATTAGTGACGCATTTGCGCAAGCTGCTTCGACAACACAGAATGAAGCCGGCTGGGTGGCATTATTACCGATGGTCGGTATATTGGTTCTGTTTTACTTCTTGTTGATCCGTCCCCAAGCAAAACGGGCGAAAGAACATAAGCAAATGGTGGAAGCGCTGCAAAGAGGCGATGAAGTGATTACCAATGGCGGAATTCTGGGGCAAATTCTCAATGTCAGCGAATCCTATGTGATTATCGAAATCGCGCCGGCTATCGAAATTACCGTTTTAAAATCTTCGGTACAAACCCTATTACCCAAAGGCACGCTTAGAAGCATTGAGCCTAAGGGCAAATCATCCAAAACCAAAGCTGCAAAAGCGGATACCAGTAAAACCGAGTCAGCTGCGGATACCGAGGAAAGCAAAGATTCCGATGCTGAAAAAAAATAACGCGGATCTGAGAGAAACTGCAAGATCGTTAAGTTTCCGTCTTCATAACCAATTTACTTTTCAATTTTTTGACTGATACCCATGAACCGCTACGCACTATGGCAATATCTGATTATTGCGGTTTCACTCCTGCTAGGCCTGCTTTATACGCTGCCGAATTTTTATGGCGAATCGCCAGCCGTTCAAATTTCACCGTTACGGGTTAGCGTTAGTACCGATACGGCGTTGATGCAACGCGTAGAAGACGCGATCAAACAAGCCAATCTCGAAACAACTGGCGTTTATCTGGAAGAAGGCAGCGTCAAAGTACGCTTTGTAGATACCGATACGCAAATCAAAGCTAAAGACTTACTCGAAACAGCACTTGGCAATGATTACATTATCGCTCTGAATTTATTGCCGAATTCTCCACAGTGGCTGACAAGCCTGGGCGCGCTCCCCATGTACTTGGGACTCGATCTTCGCGGCGGTGTCCATTTCATGCTGGCAGTGGATATGGAAGGCGCGCTGGACAAGTCGCTTGATCGCTACAGCGCGGATATCCGCGGCACGCTGCGCGAAAAGAAAATTACCTACGCCGGATTGGAAAAACAGGCTAAAAAGCTGATTATCAAGTTTCGTGATGCTGAAACGCGCAGCCAAGCCGAAGCCGAACTCAAAAACAGTTTTACCGATCTCGGGTTTAGCTATGAAGATGCCGGTAACCGTTATCATTTAGTGGCAGCGATCAAACCGGATGCACAACTTCGCATGCAAGATGCAACCGTGATACAAAATATCACGACATTACGTAACCGGGTAAACGAATTGGGCGTTGCGGAGCCGATTATCCAGAAAGCCGGCTCAGATCGGGTCATTGTTCAATTACCAGGTGTGCAAGATACCGCTAAAGCCAAGGAGATTCTCGGACGAACAGCCACGCTGGAAGTTCGCATGGTCGACGATGAGCAAGATCTGGATTCAGCGATCCGCGGAAGAGTGCCTTTCGGCACCGAGCTCTACGAGGAACGCGGCGGTATTCCGATACTCGTAAAAAAACAAGTATTGCTGACGGGTGAACGCATTACGGATGCACAACCTGGGTTTGATAAAGATAATCAACCCGCCGTACATATCAGCCTGGACAACAATGGCTCGCGTATTTTCAAACAGTTGACGCGCGATAATGTCGGCAGAAGAATGGCGATCCTTTTGATTGAAAAGAATCATGCCGAAGTTGTCACGGCACCGGTCATCCGCGAGGAAATCGGCGGCGGACGCGTGCAAATCAGCGGCCGCATGACCAGCATGGAAGCCCGGGATGTCGCATTACTGTTACGTGCCGGCGCGCTTGCAGCACCGATGGATATTATCGAAGAGCGCACGGTTGGTCCAAGCCTGGGAGCGGATAATATCGCGCGGGGATTCAACTCTACGCTTTACGGTTTCTTGGCTGTAGCGATCTTCATTGCCGTTTACTACACGGCTTTCGGCGTGATTTCGGTACTTGCGCTCGGTTTAAATTTATTGCTGCTGGTCGGCTTATTATCCATTATGCAGGCCACATTAACACTTCCGGGCATGGCTGCGCTGGCATTGACGGTCGGCATGGCGATCGATGCGAATGTGCTGATCAATGAACGGATCCGCGATGAATTACGCGGAGGATTATCGCCGCAACTTGCCATTCATGCCGGTTATGAGCGCGCTTTCGGTACGATTCTTGACTCCAACATCACCACGCTGATCGCGGGGATCGCTTTGTTTGCATTCGGTTCCGGTCCTGTCAAAGGATTCGCGGTGGTGCTCTGCTTAGGCATTCTGACCTCTGTATTTACAGCAATTTTTGTATCTCGCGGCATGGTCAATTTGATGTACGGTGGCAAACGCAAACTGGATTATGTTCCAATTGGAAAAATCTGGATACCTGACAATCAAGCGAACCAGAAGACCATTGCTCCGGATGTAAATAGCAATGATAAGGCAAAAGCTGCAGATTCAGCCGATGTTTCAGAAAAGCCAGATGCTGGCCAGGCTCCTGTAACCTCCAGTGAATCAAATCAAGTCGGCGATGCTGTAGTTCAATCCGGTGAAAAACCCGCAGCTAAAACTAAAAGCAAGCGAAAATCTGCGGAAGGCAACAAACCAAGTCGTAGTTAATCGGAATTTAAGGAAATCACAATGGAATTATTTAGGTTTAATCGCGATATCCCTTTCATGAGTTGGAGGAAAACAGGGGCTGTCATTTCAATCACAACATTTATTCTTTCTGTTTTTTTTATTTCCACGAAGGGGCTGAATCTCGGCGTCGATTTTACCGGTGGCACTGTTCTTGAAGTTGGCTATACCCAAACCGCCGATCTCCCAAGAATCAGAAGTGTGCTTGCGGAGCTTGAAATGCCGGATGCCAGTGTGCAAAATTTCGGTACTTCCCGCGATGTCCTGATACGCCTGCCGATTCGGGCCGAACTATCAAGTGCGCAGTTGTCGGAAACGGTTCTGGCTGCGCTTAAACAAGCGGATAGCACCGTTGAAATGCGGCGTGTTGAGTTTGTCGGCCCGCAAGTCGGCCAGGAATTACTCGAAAATGGCGCACTTGCGCTTTTGTTCGTTTCATTGGGAATTGTTGCCTATCTGGCTATGCGATTCGAATGGAAATTCGGTGTAGCGGGAATTATCGCTAACTTACATGATGTCGTGATTATTGTGGGCTTCTTTGCATTTTTTCAGTGGGAGTTCTCCCTTACGGTATTGGCGGCTGTCTTGGCAATTCTGGGGTATTCCGTGAATGAATCTGTTGTTATTTTCGATCGTATCCGTGAAAATTTCAGAAAACAGCGTAAATCAAACCTCGTACAAGTCATTGATAATGCGATTACACTAACGATGTCACGTACGATCATTACGCATGGCAGCACACAAATGGTGGTCATCGCAATGTTATTGTTTGGGGGTGAAGTTCTCTATTATTTCGCGCTTGCTCTGACAATTGGCATTTTATTTGGCATTTATTCTTCAATAATGGTGGGCAGTTCCATACTGGTGTTACTTGGTGTAAAACGCGAGGACTTGCTGAAACCGGAAAAGAAACCGCTTGAAAACGATGGTGCAGTGGTTTAATAACTACTTCTGTTTTTTTCAAAACAAGTTAGCAATTCGGAGTTCGATCAATAACGCTCAGGAGACTCGACAGACTTGATTACCGATATCATCACATGGATTGTCGGCACAATCAGCAGCTTAGGATACTTAGGAATTTTTATCCTGATGTTGATTGAATCCAGTTTTATTCCTTTTCCCAGTGAAGTGATTATGATACCGGCTGGCTACTTAGCCTCGAAAGGTGAAATGAACATGCTCGCCGTGATTGGCTGCGGAATCTTAGGTAGTTTGTTTGGCGCCTTGATTAATTATTATCTAGCAATCCGGTTGGGACGGCCTTTGCTCCTTGAGTATGGCAAATACGTAATGTTCAAGGAGCATCACTTATTAAAAATGGAGAGCTTTTTTGCTCGGCACGGACATATATCGACATTCACGGGACGCTTGATACCCATGATTCGTCAATACATTTCAATTCCGGCTGGCTTGGCCAGAATGAACTTGCCGGTCTTTTGTTTCTATACCAGTCTGGGAGCAGGTATTTGGGTGATCATTCTTTCCTTATTAGGCTATTTCATTGGTGAGAATGAAACGCTGATCAAGGAATATTTACGAGACATCATTATTGCGTTAGTTCTCAGCTGTGCAATCGGTATCACGCTTTACTGGTTTTATCAGCGGCGCAATAGCCACTGATGAATGCTATGGAAACACAGTTTCCGACTTTTTACTGCTTACTGTGTTTCCATTGCTGGCGTCTAAGTTATTTACGCAGCGGCGCCGTCGGATTTACGTTTGCGCATCATCAAGAAAGCTACACCGGCAACCACCAGCACGATCGGCGCAATGATGGCTATTTTCGGTGTCGGCCGTCCTTCTCCCACTGAAAACGGAAACCGCGATACATACTCTTGCGGCCCGCCCGATACCGTTACCAATCCTACAAACTTGCCTTTTTCCGGGAAGGTATGATCAATCGTTATGGATGCTGTCGGATATACCTTCGGCGGTAAATGAAAGACCGTGATCTCGTCGAGATTCGCTTCTGATCCCGTATCCCGGATTATCCGCACTTCCGTTAGTAACGGACGCAGCTCTTCTTGTATGTAATCCAACGCTATGACCGTTTTCCCTACTTCCGGTATGTCTTCACAAAATTCTTCTTCTTGCGATAATGGCTGATAGCCGGTAAAGTGCATCCGGTAGGGGCCTACCGTCAATACACACATATCTTCCGCCAGCGCTAACCCTCCGTGCGCTTGCACTTGTGTCGTGAACATGACGCTGACCGCCATGATTCCCGCTATTACCAATTGTTTTATTGTTCCACTTCTTTCTACTAACATCGCTAGGATTCCCCGTCTTTAGTTTGTTTGTTGATTGATGTCTTTTCTTCGTCGACTGCCGATGATTTTGCTCCGCCATCGACTTTTTCAGTTCCTTTCGAGCTGCGTGATGCCATCCATTCCCTGAATCGTCTTGACCGGATGAGTTTATACCCAAGTATGGCGGTCAGCAATAGACCGACCAGTGGCCCTACCGACGCTCTAAATGCATCCGCATAATTAATCATCTCAACGCGCAGATGATATTCATAGTGCAGGGGCGGCACGCCTTCGGCAGTCACTTGTATGAGATATTTTCCTTGTTCCAGCGCTTTTTGCGTGCTGATAACTCCATCCTGATATACCGCCGGACGCAGATCCGTGACGGTTTCTCCTTCCGTCCGATCGCCTCTGATTATCTTCATCCCGATCGGCATCTCTCTCAGTGCAGGATCCACTAAGTCTATCACTAGGATCGTGCTTCCCATTTTGGGTATATCCGTGCAGTAGTGCCCTTCTTCATCAACCTGGGGTTGATAGATACTCAGGTGGATCATGTTTTCGCCTATCCGGCGCATACAACTGTCATCTTCCATGGCTACCTTGCCATGGGCGCCGGCTGTGCTTGTGTAAAGTGTCATAACAAGCATAAAGGCCGCAATCCCTGCTCGTGCTATTTGTCTGACCACGACAAATCCTCCTTTCGCGTTAGTGCCTCTATTTTTGCCAGTTCTTTTGTCCGCATTCTTTGTTGCACCTTAAATTTTCTTTGTTCTCTACCCATATAAAAAAACCGGTACACCGGCTGTCTTGCGACAGTGGTGTACCGGTGTTCAGACTCG
This is a stretch of genomic DNA from Nitrosomonas sp. sh817. It encodes these proteins:
- the tgt gene encoding tRNA guanosine(34) transglycosylase Tgt — encoded protein: MIFQLHTTDHGARRGTLTLAHGTVETPVFMPVGTYGAVKGMSPAALQTIHAQIILGNTFHLWLRPGLEVIEAHQGLHGFMGWQGPILTDSGGFQVFSLGDLRKITEQGVHFQSPVNGDRCFLSPEESMRIQRTLNSDIVMIFDECTPYPADETTTRLSMELSLRWAERSKQAHSGNSNALFGIVQGGMHEQLRDRSLAGLVDIGFDGYAIGGLSVGEPKTDMQRILKHTAPLLPVEKPRYLMGVGTPQDIVHAVAQGIDMFDCVLPTRNARNGWLYTRQGILKLRNSQYRLDTSPPDDQCGCYTCRHFSRSYLHHLQRINEMLGAHLNTIHNLFYYQQLMAEIRAAIENKQFEEYAQEFLA
- the secD gene encoding protein translocase subunit SecD gives rise to the protein MNRYALWQYLIIAVSLLLGLLYTLPNFYGESPAVQISPLRVSVSTDTALMQRVEDAIKQANLETTGVYLEEGSVKVRFVDTDTQIKAKDLLETALGNDYIIALNLLPNSPQWLTSLGALPMYLGLDLRGGVHFMLAVDMEGALDKSLDRYSADIRGTLREKKITYAGLEKQAKKLIIKFRDAETRSQAEAELKNSFTDLGFSYEDAGNRYHLVAAIKPDAQLRMQDATVIQNITTLRNRVNELGVAEPIIQKAGSDRVIVQLPGVQDTAKAKEILGRTATLEVRMVDDEQDLDSAIRGRVPFGTELYEERGGIPILVKKQVLLTGERITDAQPGFDKDNQPAVHISLDNNGSRIFKQLTRDNVGRRMAILLIEKNHAEVVTAPVIREEIGGGRVQISGRMTSMEARDVALLLRAGALAAPMDIIEERTVGPSLGADNIARGFNSTLYGFLAVAIFIAVYYTAFGVISVLALGLNLLLLVGLLSIMQATLTLPGMAALALTVGMAIDANVLINERIRDELRGGLSPQLAIHAGYERAFGTILDSNITTLIAGIALFAFGSGPVKGFAVVLCLGILTSVFTAIFVSRGMVNLMYGGKRKLDYVPIGKIWIPDNQANQKTIAPDVNSNDKAKAADSADVSEKPDAGQAPVTSSESNQVGDAVVQSGEKPAAKTKSKRKSAEGNKPSRS
- the yajC gene encoding preprotein translocase subunit YajC, yielding MMLISDAFAQAASTTQNEAGWVALLPMVGILVLFYFLLIRPQAKRAKEHKQMVEALQRGDEVITNGGILGQILNVSESYVIIEIAPAIEITVLKSSVQTLLPKGTLRSIEPKGKSSKTKAAKADTSKTESAADTEESKDSDAEKK
- a CDS encoding DedA family protein; translation: MITDIITWIVGTISSLGYLGIFILMLIESSFIPFPSEVIMIPAGYLASKGEMNMLAVIGCGILGSLFGALINYYLAIRLGRPLLLEYGKYVMFKEHHLLKMESFFARHGHISTFTGRLIPMIRQYISIPAGLARMNLPVFCFYTSLGAGIWVIILSLLGYFIGENETLIKEYLRDIIIALVLSCAIGITLYWFYQRRNSH
- the secF gene encoding protein translocase subunit SecF, whose protein sequence is MELFRFNRDIPFMSWRKTGAVISITTFILSVFFISTKGLNLGVDFTGGTVLEVGYTQTADLPRIRSVLAELEMPDASVQNFGTSRDVLIRLPIRAELSSAQLSETVLAALKQADSTVEMRRVEFVGPQVGQELLENGALALLFVSLGIVAYLAMRFEWKFGVAGIIANLHDVVIIVGFFAFFQWEFSLTVLAAVLAILGYSVNESVVIFDRIRENFRKQRKSNLVQVIDNAITLTMSRTIITHGSTQMVVIAMLLFGGEVLYYFALALTIGILFGIYSSIMVGSSILVLLGVKREDLLKPEKKPLENDGAVV